From the genome of Candidatus Ruthia magnifica str. Cm (Calyptogena magnifica):
ATGTTGAAGCGGATGATGTGATTGCCACCTTGAGTTGTTACGCTAATCAAAATAATATTAAGACCATTATTGCTAGTGGCGATAAAGATTTAATGCAATTAGTGAGTGCTAATATTTCTCAATTAGACATGAAAGGCACTGTGTATGATCGTCAAGGTGTGATTGAAAAAATGGGTGTTGCACCGGAAATTTTTTTAGATCTCTTAGCCTTAACTGGTGATAGTGCAGATAACGTTCCCGGTGTGCCTAGTGTTGGCCCTAAAACAGCCATTAAATGGTTACAAACTTATAATGACATTGCGGGTATTAAAGAAAATGCAACGCAAATTAAGGGCAAAGTAGGTGAAAAGTTACGTAATAATTTTTATTTGTTGGATTTGTCCCGACGATTAGTCATGCTTAAATTTGATGTTGCCTTGCCTTGTAATATTTCTGATGACGAGTCAGAACAAGATGTTGTCAAACTGGCTGATTTATATCAGCAGTATGGCTTTTCTATGTGGTTAAAGCAGCTGGATAATATGCCTATGCTAGAGCAAGAAGGCATCCAAGCTACTGAAGTGACTGAAAGTACTAGCAATATGGTTGATGTTCTTGAGGATTATTCACAGACATTGGTACTAGATTCGGATGTATTTAATGCAATGGTTAATCGGCTTAAAACCTCAAAGACATTTGTGTTTGATTTAGAAACCACGTCGCTAGATTATATGAATGCTACCATTGTCGGCTGGGTATTTTTAGTTGATAAGAATAGTTTTTATGTGCCTGTTGGTCATGATTATTTAAATGCACCAAAGCAGTTAGATTTTAAGGACGTACTTGATCAATTAAAACTAATTTTAGAAGATGTGTCTATTGGAAAAGTTGGGCAAAATCTAAAATATGATGCACATATCTTAGCTAATTACCAAATTGATTTGCAAGGCATTAGTGATGACACTATGGTGAAATCTTATTGTTTAAATTCAGTTGCCACAAGACATAATATAGATGATTTGAGTGAATATTATTTGAACCATAAAACCATCCATTTTGATGATATTGCAGGCAAAGGTAAAAAACAAATTACTTTTAATCAAGTAGATTTAGAAACTGCCTTTCCTTATGCTTGTGAATACGTGATAGTGACGGATTTGTTAAATCACGTGTTAGATGAGGAGATTGTCCAATACCCTAAATTGGTTAAGTTGTATCAAAACCTAGAATTGCCATTGATTAAAGTCTTGTTGTGCATGGAACGTAATGGTATTGAATTAGACATGAACGAACTAAGCACTCAACAAATAGACATTGTTCAACAAATGAAGGATATTCAGGCTCAAGTATTTGAGCTGGCAGGTGATATATTTAATCTTGAGTCGCCTAAGCAAATTCAACAAATTTTATTTGAACCTGAAGGTTTAGGGCTGACTCCTTTGAAAAAAACTCCCAAAGGCGCACCTTCTACGAACGAAGAAGCATTAAAACTTTTAGACCATCCATTGGTTGATTTAATATTAAGTTATCGTACATTAACTAAACTTAATTCCACGTATCTTGAAGCATTGCCCAAGCAAATTGATTTAAACACACATAGACTTCATACTTCCTATCATCAGGCAGTAACTGTCACAGGTCGGCTATCATCAAGCAACCCAAATTTACAAAATATTCCCATCCGCTCTAAACAAGGTGCGCGTATTCGTGGTGCGTTTGTTGCAGGTAAAGATAACGTTATTATTGCTGCTGATTACTCGCAAATTGAACTGCGAATTATGGCGCAATTATCCCAAGATAAAAATCTATTAGATGCTTTTAATCATGATAAAGATGTGCACAGTGTAACAGCATCAACCATGTTTAATATGCCAATCAATGAGGTGACAAAAAAACATCGTAGGCGATCCAAGGCAATTAATTTTGGCTTGATTTATGGTATGAGTGCTTTTGGACTGACAAAACAAATTGATGTTTCCATAATTGAAGCAAAACAATATATTGATACTTACTTTGATAATTATCCTGGTGTGTTACACTACATGGATAGCATTAAAGAAAGCGCAAAAGTATGGGGCTATGTTGAAACCGTCATGGGTAGACGTTTGTATTTGCCACAAATTAATTCCAAGAATAAAATATTACAACAACACGCGCTTAGAACTGCTATTAATGCGCCTATGCAAGGCTCTTCAGCAGATATCATTAAAAAATCTATGCTAGATATTCACGCATGGATTGGAGAAAATAACCCAGATATTAGAATGATTATGCAAGTACACGATGAGTTGGTATTTGAAGTAAGTGAATCAAAAGCCGATGAATTCGCCCATAAAATACAAGGTCTAATGGCAAACGTCTACTTATTAGACATTCCTCTTAAAGTGAATGTGGGGATTGGCACTTCTTGGCAATAAGTACATCAAATTATTATGAAAGAACAATTACAAAAAATATTAAAGCAATCTCTAAACTTATTAGAGAATGAAGGTGTGCTTGAGAGTGCACCTGAGAATATTCGTATTGACCATACCAAAGACAAAACTCAAGGAGACTTTGCCTCAAACATTGCCATGGTTTTGGCAAAGCGATCAGGACTGATTCCAAAAGTATTAGCACAAAAAATTATTGACAACTTGGGTGATAATACGCAGATTGATAAAGTGCAAATTGCAGATCCTGGATTTATTAACTTTTTTATTTCTCAAGGTGAAAGCGTACAAATAATTGAGCAAATTATTAATCAAGCGGAACATTATGGAAAAGCAGATGTAGGTAAAGGTCAGCGCATATTATTGGAGTTTGTATCTGCCAATCCAACTGGTCCACTTCATGTGGGGCATGGCCGTGTAGCGGCGTATGGAGCAACAGTTGCTAGTCTTTTGCGTGCAGTAGGATTTGAAGTTGACAATGAATATTATGTGAATGATGCAGGTCGGCAGATGGATATTTTGGCGATCTCGGTTTACTTGCGTTATGTTGAAACTGAGCAATTTCCAGATAATGGCTACAAGGGTGATTATATCTTTGATATTGCTAAAAAAATTAGTGGTGTAAAAAAGCTTGATATTTTTATCTCTCAAAGGAGTGTTAAAAAAAACGCTGGTAACAAGGAAAAGCATATTGATAGGTTGATTGCTAATTGCAAGTTTCAATTAGGACATGATTATAAAAAAATCCTTGATTTGGCGATTAATAATATTTTAAGTGGCATTAAAATTGATTTGGTTGAGTTCGGTGTTAAGTATCAGCAGTGGTTTTCTGAACAGTCTCTAATGGATAGTGGCTTGAGTAAAGAAATCGTGAAAAAACTGCAGGACTCAGGATATATTTATGAAAAAGAAGGTGCACTTTGGTTTAAAACTACTGATTTTGGTGATGATTTAGACCGTGTAGTGGTTCGTAAAAATGGGAAGTACACTTATTTTGCTTCTGATATTGCCTATCATCTTGAGAAGTTTGAACGTGGTTATGACAAAATTATTAACATTTGGGGTGTTGATCACCATGGTTATATTGCTAGGATTAAGGCGTCGATTAAAGCGCTTAATCACAATTCTAATAAGTTAGAAATCTTGTTAGTGCAATTTGTTAACCTTTTTAGAAATGGTAAGAAAGCTTCCATGTCAACCCGTAGTGGTTCGTTTATTACTTTAGAAGAATTGCGTGAAGAGGTAGGCAATGATGCGGCACGTTTTTTCTATATTTTGAGCAAATCAGGACAGCACATGAATTTTGACCTAGATTTAGCCAAATCAAAAAGTAATGAGAATCCAGTATTCTATATTCAATATGCTCATGCGCGTATTTGCTCGGTCTTAAAACAAGCCAAGTCGCCCTCTATGGTAGATATTGATCTGTCGGTATTAAATAATGAATCAGAAGCCTTATTAATTAAAGAGCTTAATCGCTATAAAGACATCTTGCAATCATCCGCACTTAATTATGAACCACACGTGTTGGCTTGTTACTTGCGTGAATTAGCTGGCCATTTTCACAGTTATTATAATAATAGCAAGTTTTTAGTGGATGATGATAAATTGCGAAACGCAAGATTGTTTCTCATTATAGCAGTGAAGCAAATATTGGTAAATGGTTTAAATTTATTGGGCGTTAGCGCACCTGATTCAATGTGAATGATCAAACACAAAGGCGACAAGCATTAGATGTTAGTCAATCTTTTATTGTTCAAGCGCCTGCGGGTTCTGGGAAAACAGAGTTATTAACGCAACGTTATTTGAAATTATTATCAGTTAGTGCTTCACCTGAGAGTGTGATTGCAATGACTTTTACTAAAAAGGCGGTGAGCGAGTTGACCACTCGAGTGATTGAGTCTTTAAAATTAGCCCAAGGTAATCGACCAAAAGAATCGTATAAACAAACTACTTATGACTTGGCTCTTAAAGTATTAGAAAAATCCAAAACACTTGATTGGCAATTATTAAATATGTATGAACGGTTTAAAATCTTAACGATTGACGGTTTATCAGGTTTGATTGCCAGTCGTTATCCAAGTAAGAATCAATTAGTGCCCAAGCAAATCATAGCGCAAAATTGTGTAAGAAATGATATTTATCTTAAAGCCGCTAAGCAAACCTTATTAGCAATTGATGAGTCTGAATATCAAAATAGTATTGAGTCGGTACTCCTATATTTGGATAATAATGTTAATAAATTTTATCGTTTGATTATAGATATGCTGGCTAAACGTGACCAGTGGCTTTTGAAGCTGTATCAGCATGGAGTGCTTAATATTGAAACTTTGAGGTTAAGCTCTAAAAAGATTATTATCCAACATTTGTTGCTGTTAAAAAATGAGGTTGAGCGCTATTTTAATGTTACTTTTTTTAAACTGTTAAAAGATAACACTAAACCGGAATTTGCACAAATTCAAGGTGTACCAGATGCCACTGTTGAATCGTTAGAGGTCTGGAAAAACTTATGTCAGCTATGTTTGACTACGCAAGGTAAGTGGCGTACATCATTGAATAAAAATAACGGTTTTCCCGTAGAATTAAAAACACAAAAACAAGCTGTTATTAAAATTTTTCAAGACTTATCTAGCCATCAGCAATTAAGGAAATTATTAGCAGGAGTTGAGCAATTACCTGATGTGAACTTTTCAACCAATCAAATTAATATCCTTCAAGATATTGCACAAGTATTAAAGTTGGCTGTTATTCA
Proteins encoded in this window:
- the polA gene encoding DNA polymerase I: MSHKLILMDGSAFLFRAYFSTLKQNLTNQDGFPTGAIFGVISAIKRLQKQYPEAKIITIFDAKGKNFRHDIYPQYKAHRKPADSELVVQIEPLYEIIRAMGLHFMCVPDVEADDVIATLSCYANQNNIKTIIASGDKDLMQLVSANISQLDMKGTVYDRQGVIEKMGVAPEIFLDLLALTGDSADNVPGVPSVGPKTAIKWLQTYNDIAGIKENATQIKGKVGEKLRNNFYLLDLSRRLVMLKFDVALPCNISDDESEQDVVKLADLYQQYGFSMWLKQLDNMPMLEQEGIQATEVTESTSNMVDVLEDYSQTLVLDSDVFNAMVNRLKTSKTFVFDLETTSLDYMNATIVGWVFLVDKNSFYVPVGHDYLNAPKQLDFKDVLDQLKLILEDVSIGKVGQNLKYDAHILANYQIDLQGISDDTMVKSYCLNSVATRHNIDDLSEYYLNHKTIHFDDIAGKGKKQITFNQVDLETAFPYACEYVIVTDLLNHVLDEEIVQYPKLVKLYQNLELPLIKVLLCMERNGIELDMNELSTQQIDIVQQMKDIQAQVFELAGDIFNLESPKQIQQILFEPEGLGLTPLKKTPKGAPSTNEEALKLLDHPLVDLILSYRTLTKLNSTYLEALPKQIDLNTHRLHTSYHQAVTVTGRLSSSNPNLQNIPIRSKQGARIRGAFVAGKDNVIIAADYSQIELRIMAQLSQDKNLLDAFNHDKDVHSVTASTMFNMPINEVTKKHRRRSKAINFGLIYGMSAFGLTKQIDVSIIEAKQYIDTYFDNYPGVLHYMDSIKESAKVWGYVETVMGRRLYLPQINSKNKILQQHALRTAINAPMQGSSADIIKKSMLDIHAWIGENNPDIRMIMQVHDELVFEVSESKADEFAHKIQGLMANVYLLDIPLKVNVGIGTSWQ
- the argS gene encoding arginine--tRNA ligase yields the protein MKEQLQKILKQSLNLLENEGVLESAPENIRIDHTKDKTQGDFASNIAMVLAKRSGLIPKVLAQKIIDNLGDNTQIDKVQIADPGFINFFISQGESVQIIEQIINQAEHYGKADVGKGQRILLEFVSANPTGPLHVGHGRVAAYGATVASLLRAVGFEVDNEYYVNDAGRQMDILAISVYLRYVETEQFPDNGYKGDYIFDIAKKISGVKKLDIFISQRSVKKNAGNKEKHIDRLIANCKFQLGHDYKKILDLAINNILSGIKIDLVEFGVKYQQWFSEQSLMDSGLSKEIVKKLQDSGYIYEKEGALWFKTTDFGDDLDRVVVRKNGKYTYFASDIAYHLEKFERGYDKIINIWGVDHHGYIARIKASIKALNHNSNKLEILLVQFVNLFRNGKKASMSTRSGSFITLEELREEVGNDAARFFYILSKSGQHMNFDLDLAKSKSNENPVFYIQYAHARICSVLKQAKSPSMVDIDLSVLNNESEALLIKELNRYKDILQSSALNYEPHVLACYLRELAGHFHSYYNNSKFLVDDDKLRNARLFLIIAVKQILVNGLNLLGVSAPDSM